DNA from Toxoplasma gondii ME49 chromosome X, whole genome shotgun sequence:
cgtcttctccttcttttcgttctctccttcttttcgttctctccagaCACCAACAGACTCAACAACGCAAGTTGCTCTAGGAGAGACGGCAGAACGGCTGCGGACGTCGTCCTCCGTCGTCGGCGAACGCGGGAGTCGTCCGCCTGCTTTCCGGTGAAGGCACGGGTACACACAACATGCTGATCGACTCCTTACAGAAACCCGAAGACTTCTCCATTATtggagacaagaaacagagacaaagcgagggagagaaaaagacacaaacagagCAGTCGTCTTACGActcgttcttcgtttcttctctcgttgaGATGGTCCTCGGACGTCGCTTTTCTTGCACCTCTCCCGTTCGCTTtcacaaagaaaaagacgcagCCGGCGTCTCATTCCTCCCTCGCGGCTTCCGCTTCGGAAAAACGCGCATGCAATCCCCGCTGATCGGATTCCTCGTTGCTCTTTCCtcagttgcatgcatgcatttctgcTTCCCTGCTTCGCCGTCCAGATGTCCACGAACCGCTTTCTCCGGAGCTCGCAGGTCCGTCAGTTTCGCGGCTTTTGCCTGAAAAGCTGATTTTCCCTGTGGCAAAAATCACAAAAATTCGCAGGCGTCGGCAGTCTTCTCGAAAGCAAGTCGCAGACAGAGTGCATGTCTGCCCTTCACTTGGCTGTACTCATACTTCCCCCCCaaaatacatgcatatactcAGATAaatctatatctatatctatatctatctatatatatatatgtacacatgcattcTTGCACAAGATCTCCTTCGCTGTTTTAGCAACCAaggtcttcgtcttccgttAGTAAACGGATACGATTCTGATACAAAGGCTGTATCACTTTTTTTTCTAAACCTCGTCATCAAACTTCCCTCTACGTGAAAACAtaaacaaacacacacatccTCAGTGCATTTAGCTATCTATCTGCATATCCATATccacatatatttatatttatatatatatatatatatagatgtatagatatagatatatagatagatatatacatagatatatatatttatatatatatctagatatatatatttatatatatatatatccatgtGTTTCTACATGTGGTTCCAGCTCTTTGAATAGTGCTGGTCTTGGTTGTCCGTTTCCGAGTTTGTGTGTATGGTAGGACTGCATTCCGCGAATGTTTGGACCGCAGAAGATTCACAAGTCCTTCGACGTTTGGAGCTGCATGTTTTGTCACGGTCTCCGGGATCTTCGCTGCGGCAGGCAGTCTGTCGAGCTCTGTGCGTTTCAGTTTTTGCAGTGGTGACGACCGCGAAATGCGCTCACCTTCCTCCGAACGTTCGCGCCTGCAGGCTTGCGTGGAGGAGCGGAGGCGAAAGCGAAACGACTCGGAACGAGGCGGAGGTTTCGTCGCATGCACAGGTAGAGGCGGACAGCCAGTTCCGCGTTTGtccgcgccttcgcctcgagagtctcggtctctcttctgtaGCAGCGAAGTCGACGAGAACGAGAGGTCGTCAGCATCGAAGACAACCACATGCGACGACTGTTTCCTGTACGTCGACggcagcggagacgcgcgcctctcccgcgtctcctctcctcgaccagttccttctccctccgcgagaggaggcgcagacCGCAGCCGCGAGTTGAGAGGTGACAACGCTCCCGACAGGCtggacggagacacccgcgcGTCTTGGTCCTGAGACGCGTGCAGGGCGCCTTGGTGCGGCAGCTGCTGGGGAGACTGCTGCGAACTCGAGCagcgcgaagacgaagctgcACGGAAGAAAGACTTCAGAGAACGAATCggacgcagacgacgcgccgtcgccgtcgaggaaaagaagtcTCGCGACTGCGCCTGTAGTTTCAAGTCGGCAACTTGCACCTGAAGAACGAAACAGACAGCCaaggcgctgcatgcgaacttgcgagaaggcgctgtccctttcgccgttctccttgtcgagaagcgagaaagacacCAGGCGAAGGCGTCTGTGGCGAGCGTCGACAAAGACGCATCCGCATCATCTCACAGTCTCCACGAACGTCGGCCGCGGCGCTTCACGGAACGACGCGGTTCTTAGAACGAGCACAATGGAGGGAAAGCGAGCAACGTCACTCGTTGACCGACTGCGACCAGATTCCATTGAACGTGAGTCTCAGGAACAAAAGCGGTTTCCCAGAGAGCGGCCGAATGAAGCGCCGGAGGCCTGGCAACGCACAGGCGCCTGCGTCGTGAATCCTTCGCCTGTTCCGTTGCTCGCAGAAAGCTTGACTCTCGCGTGTTCTCTTTTGAAACGCTGTAAACgtctcgagagaaaggactggaaaggagagaaacatgcgTGAGTTTTCCACTCTCGCGTCGGAGGCAGGTTTCCCCGGGAACTCCACATGCGCGGGTCTGCGTCCAGACGGTCCACCTGCCTCAGtgcctctgtgtgtgtgtctgcactCACCTCAAGATCCGAGACGACGGCCGCGTAGCTGAGAATCGTATCCTTGAGAGACGCCACTTTGTTCTTGCATAAATCGAGATCTTCTGCGCGTTGCTGTTCTGCCAAGGCCAGTTCGATCTTCGTCTTCACGAGGTCCTGAGACGCAcgcaaggagacacaggagcaCAGCCAGATCTCCGACCAACGTCGTCACATCGTCTCTGTCACCCTCCTTTCTGCATCCCCGCTTTCGCTCTGgattcctttcctctcctctcttcgctctcgtcttgGACGCTgtcgcgtcgctcttctccaggGACCTCTACTCCCTTGTTTCCTTTgattcctcgtctcccttttcttttctgctcgcTCTTCGAAAGCATCTCCTGGTGGATTGTCTCTTCCATCTtcactgtcttcctctcgtgcCTCGCTCCGCTGCCCCCTTCCCCTTCCACCGCTTGCTCCCTTCTGCCCTGCCTCTCTTGaggtttctctttcttctttcgcgagACTCTCAGGCTTCTGGCTGCCACCCTCGCCCACACACCATTTCGAGTTCTTCAATCAACTGCGCAGTGCGTTTTTcggcctctcttcgctcgcgcGCTGCCGCTGCTTCGTCCGCGTTTCCCCCTAGGTTCGCGGACGGGGCGAGGGAAGAGCTGAGAGAGGTCCccattttctttttcgcgaaCTGCTCGTTCGCGGCAAAGTCGCGCTCTCCAGGCGACTTCGGACAGTAACTGATCTCGTGCTCCAGTGCCAGCACCTGCATTCTGCAGGTCGAGAAAAATGAAATGAAAGTCGGAAAAAGATGAAGCGTACGCGCCGCGTCCCTCGGCAAACGCAGACGCGTTCTGCAGTCAATCCTCACGAGTCGAATGCGTAGTCGAGACGCCACAGAAAACGCGCGGGGTACAGTGACAGGAGACTCAGAGAACTCAGAGACACACGGCCGGCAGTGATGTTGTTTCTTGTTcaaagagacaggacgcTCTGCTTGGAAAGGATCGCGTTTCGCCTTCCAGACAACAGGTCCACGAAACGTTCGTCTGTCACAGGTTCCATCTCCCCTGGCCTATCTGAACAATCTGAAACGGCGAAAACAAGGTTTCGTGcttcgaggaagaacggaaaGGAGAACGGTGGCTGCTGCAGACAGCAGTTTTGcaaacggaaaaaaacgcggagaGCAAAGAACACCACGGGAGACGCTACGCACTGCGCCCGATGTTGCCCCGTCGCTtcgcgagaaaacggaggagagacagcagcagagacacaagagcgccagagaacgagaggcagagaacgaaagagagaaaggaacagcGACATAGAAAGGGCAAGAAAATGAGGTAGGAAacgggggaagaagaaagagagaaagcaaggaagGCGGATGGGACTGAAGAcgcaagggagagaacaaaagagaaaaacaactcGGACATGCAAAGAAGGAGGCAGTTACCTGAGAGTCACTTTCTCCTGTTCGACGATATGGATCCGCTCCTGTTGCTGGTCGCGAGTGACACGCAGCTGCTCCTGTTCAAGCACCCcaaggaaaagggagagcgagatgagagacgagagatgAGAGATGAGAGATGCGAGATGAGAGAGGGAATcgaagtggagacagaacgaggagagagaatgcacagagaaaggagaacacagaaaaagggatggaaggaaagagagctgatcgcagaaaagacagaaacaggaatCTGAGAGTCACCTGCAGCTGGTGAAGCTGTTGAAGGTGGGCCTGTTCGTCGCGTTCTTTCTGACGGCGAAGTTCGTCTCGCGTCGCTGTCAACTCAGAGAcctgagaagaaagtgaaaatGCAGAAACGTCGACTAGGGATCCAGATTCGACACACGCAAGTGAAGCTGAAACATCTGGAAAGAGATATATTTCGAGTCAGAGACTCCTTTAGACAGACGTTCAGCAGAAGAACGCTCATGAAAGAGAGATCGTCACGTGCATCGGACAGACACCATCCTTTGTGGTCgactgtttttttcgtcgaCGTTTTTGTGGGCCTGagcctgcctctctccctgtgtTTCTTGTTCCTTGACCGGAGACTGTATCTCGCTGTTGGAGACAAACGcattttcgtcttttcttcgtaCTTCCTGCTGCAGAGTCAGAAGCTGGTGTCGGAGGGggtcttcgtctgtgtcgccgagagcagagcgaaggTGTGCCAGCTCTCGctcggctttctctctcgcagctgtctcctctctcagaTGGTCTTGACTTTGACAGAGTTTCTGTTCCGTCTGCTCGCACTGTTGTCGCAGAAGCTCCCGTTGCTCCTCCAGCAGTCGATTCTCCTTCGTCAAAACTCGCACCGTTTCGTCTTTGCTCTCCTCGGtcgtctgctgctctcgCAGCAAGGCCTGCAGTGCGGCGCgctctgcatgtgcctcCTCTTGCTGGTTCTGCAACGACGCCTGAAGCGACACAGCCGACCGACACAGGgacgaaaaaagacaaaagctTCTTCGAGGGGAGGGCGCCAACATCCGCCAGCACAGGGTCAGTCATGACTCGCAGGCGCAGGAAGgcaagcgaaagaagaaggtcgTCCGGACGGACGCGCTAGGAGGGACGCGTCTCGTTTTGgactttcttctgtgtctgccaGCAGCCATAACTCCCCGCGCGTCGGCAGACGCTCTCAGACTCGCGCGACTCTCCGTCAGTCTCTGGACATGAGACTTCAGCTAACGTCCTCGCCACAACCTGCCGCCTCGCAGACCGGTTCAACTGTCGCGTCCGGGCTGACACGGTGGATTCGGTGAACTCACGCGAGCGAGTGGTTCAGCAGACAGCCTCGCAGGTTTGTTCTGTGTTGGCGATTCTCAGAGACTTGCGGGTGCTGCTCGGAGaacgcgttttcctcctcaCCTGAAGCGCGTCGATCTTTTCTTGCTGTTGTTTCTGCCGCATGCGATACTGCAGTTccacctctgcatgcgtttgctCCGCCTGCTTCATCTGAGCCTTCAGCTGGTTGAGTTCCTCCTGCAGCGTCCCGTAGGCCGTCGGAGATACGGCATTCTTCCCCGTAgtctccttgtctccgcgtccacccttcgccttcgcgcgctcttcctcgagttGCTGCACCTACAAAGGACGGCAGAGATGCTGGAAAACTCGAGCCTCGCAGATTCTCGGTCTCACCACAGCTACCGAAGAGCGAAGCCcagacaggcagagagaagacgggagagaagaaacctaCGTACGAGGGAGGcagaacagggagaagatccgcagagagggagacaaagaaaagaaaaggaagaggaaatgaGATGAAAGTAGCAGaagtggaaggagaaaagcgagatcagaaagcgaagaagcgaagaagaatggCAAGATAGAAAGCCGACACGGGACTTCGCGTACCGTGGTGAGTTGCTGCTCTTGAGCATTCGCGAGAGCAGAGTGCAGCTCCTCGATTTGCGAAAACAGATTCCGGATCTTTTTCTCGtactcgtctctctctgcgctctgGACGAACATGGAGAGAGTCCGGAAATGCAAAACAACGAATGCAGTGCAAAAACGCGTCCTTCAACCCCAAGTCCTAAAATCTTCACGCCACACTACCGAAAattccttcgctctctttctctcggtctcgatctcgttctcccctttcggtcgcctctgtttctgtcttcgcctctcgtcgggagaagccgcagagagTGCCACTGCGGTGTCGGGACATCCGCCTTGGCTTTTCGAGGGTCCCCCCGGCCATGCTCTGCCAGTGCGCGTCTGGCAAAAGTCGCGCGGTCCGCGCTGAACCTCGgcgttcttcctttcccctcGCCGGCCTcacctccttcgcctcgagGGCCTGTTGCGCCTTGACGAGAAGTCGCTGGTGTTCTTCGTTCCGCCGTTCGAGGTCGGAGACGCGCTGCAGCAACTGCAGTACTTTGCTTTCCTCGGCAGTCGCCTgttccttgcatgcagctgcggcgACTCCGTCCTTCCTCAGGCGTCGCGAAAGCAGGGAAGAAAGCGTTTTGCTTTGGCCTCCGACATtcggcttctctgcctcggttCGCTGCTCCTGCGCCGGCGACGCCGCCACGGGCAAAGAGCTACCTCTCGTGGAGACCTCCGACGCCGGCGACGGAACTGGAGAGCGCGTCGGGAGGAACTgaggcagcgagaaagagagacagacgcgaaacGCGTCACACGAACTTGTGGGGTGTTTTTGACGTCCTCTGAACGCGTTCGCTCGCCTGTTCAGGAATCGACGCGCGGGAGaaggcgtctctgtgtgACGCGGCTTCTGCAGCACTCCGCTCTGCCGCGGCATGGCGCGACTGCGCGGTTGGGTTTATCGCGTAAACGTACAgtgaaagagacgagacggagaacaTCGAGCGAACCGTCGAAAGGCATTCTGGTGAAGATGTCGAAAACCGGCGACAAAGACACTAAATAGAGTCAAACGCGAGGACATGAACAGCCTTCTCCGCGCGCGCCCTACCTCTGAGAGACTCACTTCTCGCGCTCGGTCCTCTCCCATGTTCTGCGCTGCTATCGAtcgctctcgcgccttcAGCATCTCGGTAACCGACGCTGCCCCCAGAGGGCGGCTCGGAGTGCCATCgctcttcccttctgtctccttgttcttctcgactttcgcctctgcatccttcttctctccgtcctcttcccccttctgttctttcctctgctgtGCTCTGCCTcggtctccctcctctcgctgACTCTCCGGCCCTCGCTTAGCGAAGATATTTCTCAGCTGCTCCTGGGGAGAGAGACCTCGCGTCGCTGCGTCCGCGTCGCTGACCGACAGCGACAGCGTCCGTCGGCCTTCAGAGGCGCCTGTCTCGGTCTGGTGCGCTggcaaggagacacctgtctccttccccagGGGGGGGTGAACGGGCGCCGGGGAGACGCGCAGCAGCGAAGCGACAGAACTCGACACAGGCTGCTTGAAAAAGGTCTCTTCGCTTGCCAGCGATACAAGTCCCgagtgcagagacaccgcgtcgtcgtcctctgGAAAGCAAAGCGCACAGACAGTTCAgtgagcgacagagacaaggaaaccgagggagagaagccgagagagagagacgaggagacagagcaaaACATGGCGGAATGGAGGAAGCCtcagagcgaaagagagggcAGTGCATAGGAAGAGAGCACGACAGCCAAGCAGAGGtaagatggagagaaagagagacaaagaaacaggTAGCATTTCGGGACCGTGGCAAGAAGAGGAgatcttttcttcgtttttcttcacctgtctctcctctccccgcTGTTTGCGCAACTTCTGCagattcttctctttctcccctaTCCCTTCCTtttatgtgtgtgtcttcgccCCTCTCGCTACATCGAGAgcctctcctccgttctctcctcgcctcgcccACCTCTTCGTTCCACGCCTCTTTTTCCACCTCTTTTTCCACGTCTTTTTCCACCTCTCTTCCGTTCCTCGGGCGTCTgcctttcctcgacttccttccCCCGGCTCCGccgttctcctcgcctttcgtcGCTCGCTCACCTCCGTCGACCGCCGATCCGAGAAGCGTccaggagacgaggaaggtgATCGAGGCCTGGGCGTCTTCGCATCTGTCCAGGGGGAGCGTGACGCGTTGAGGCGCGTCTGcagcgtcgccttctcggccgTTGACGAATTGCGCAAGGTCCAGTCTGCACTCGCCCAGAACGTTGCTGCCTACGACCAACTTGGCAGATTCAGCAGACGCCGGCTTGGAGGCTCCgcggcgaaagagagaagtccCGGAAGCCTCCGGAGGGTGAGCGTCCGGGGGCGACGCCAGAGCCGAGGCCCCCAGCTGCGACCGCGAAGACGCAAAGGAACGAAAGGACCGTCGCCCACTCTCCTGGACTTCCACCAGCTGAAgcgcgacgagagaaacgccggACAAGCAGCAAAAAACAACGCAGAAATGGAACAAACGCAGCGAAGGAGGACTCAACGCTTGCAGAAGACATAGAGCGCCATCACCGGAAAGAGCAGACGTGGACGGAGGAGGGATCACGAC
Protein-coding regions in this window:
- a CDS encoding hypothetical protein (encoded by transcript TGME49_224210~Predicted trans-membrane domain (TMHMM2.0):72-95:114-137:148-171), translating into MRKTARSAETPTDDWRSSLRRFRRFKCREKKDLLSPDTFPFCVAQEAPRRPSRSLKNRKKFSLHRERPSLRGHCFLAVAGCFAFSFAAAGGPALSVAVNSDLSFCSRTREKQIRFRLRFLAPFFSPFSLLSPELLLFASPRCVWPFSDFFSSLIPSAVLFLFAAFWLAVLFRSTLFARSSEMSRVLRGLKHIGQGSEKYRFSLHVESVHINTKAEKTFATVEWLRGPKRCRGREVVVLSRGANTVRFSSQELVLIATLFRSKGDGERGGEKEAPSKLKKFSLRRHSSVASEAGVPPQAANAETSGRDDTEASAACVYLPKESKLQLVEVQESGRRSFRSFASSRSQLGASALASPPDAHPPEASGTSLFRRGASKPASAESAKLVVGSNVLGECRLDLAQFVNGREGDAADAPQRVTLPLDRCEDAQASITFLVSWTLLGSAVDGEDDDAVSLHSGLVSLASEETFFKQPVSSSVASLLRVSPAPVHPPLGKETGVSLPAHQTETGASEGRRTLSLSVSDADAATRGLSPQEQLRNIFAKRGPESQREEGDRGRAQQRKEQKGEEDGEKKDAEAKVEKNKETEGKSDGTPSRPLGAASVTEMLKARERSIAAQNMGEDRAREFLPTRSPVPSPASEVSTRGSSLPVAASPAQEQRTEAEKPNVGGQSKTLSSLLSRRLRKDGVAAAACKEQATAEESKVLQLLQRVSDLERRNEEHQRLLVKAQQALEAKESAERDEYEKKIRNLFSQIEELHSALANAQEQQLTTVQQLEEERAKAKGGRGDKETTGKNAVSPTAYGTLQEELNQLKAQMKQAEQTHAEVELQYRMRQKQQQEKIDALQASLQNQQEEAHAERAALQALLREQQTTEESKDETVRVLTKENRLLEEQRELLRQQCEQTEQKLCQSQDHLREETAAREKAERELAHLRSALGDTDEDPLRHQLLTLQQEVSELTATRDELRRQKERDEQAHLQQLHQLQEQLRVTRDQQQERIHIVEQEKVTLRMQVLALEHEISYCPKSPGERDFAANEQFAKKKMGTSLSSSLAPSANLGGNADEAAAARERREAEKRTAQLIEELEMDLVKTKIELALAEQQRAEDLDLCKNKVASLKDTILSYAAVVSDLEVQVADLKLQAQSRDFFSSTATARRLRPIRSLKSFFRAASSSRCSSSQQSPQQLPHQGALHASQDQDARVSPSSLSGALSPLNSRLRSAPPLAEGEGTGRGEETRERRASPLPSTYRKQSSHVVVFDADDLSFSSTSLLQKRDRDSRGEGADKRGTGCPPLPVHATKPPPRSESFRFRLRSSTQACRRERSEEGKISFSGKSRETDGPASSGESGSWTSGRRSREAEMHACN